TCCTCGCGGCTGAGCTTTTCCTTCTTGTCGATGACGCGCATCACGTCCTTGCTCCCCTCCACGTCCATCGCTTTGAGGAGGGCGTCGAGCAGTTGCCGGTCGTTCAGCCTGAACTCCACCGCGTCGGCGACGCCGAGTTTCTCGTAGATGGTTGCCGCACAGGCGATGATTTCCGCGTCCGCTTCGACCGATTCGACGCCGAAGATGTCGATGTCGGTCTGGAAGAACTCGCGGTCGCGGCCCTTCTGGACCGCCTCGTAGCGCCAGCGTTTCGACGTGTCGAACCACTTTATCGGCGTTCCGAGGTCTTTTCGCTGTTGAACCAACCGCGAACGGGTCGGCGTCTGCTCGGGAATGAGCGTGACCTCGCGTCCGCCCTTGTCCTCGAAGCTGTAGGTCTGCTCGACGATTTCGTCGCCCGATTTCACTCGGAAGAGGTCGGTCGGTTCGACGCTCGGGGCGTCGATTTCGCGGAAGCCGAACTCGCGGGCCGTCTCCTCGACGGTATCCACGATTTCGCGCCACGCCGCCCACTCCTCGGGGTAGCGGTCGTAAAAGCCCTTGAGGCTCTCGAGTTCGTCCATGCTTCGGGTATCGAAGGCGAGCGATTTACGTTTGGCTATCTCGTGCGTCTTCCTGCTCGATTTCGAACACCGCGGCGATATAGTCGCCCCGCGTCTTCGAACCGCCGAGTTCGAGGTCGATCCGCGTCCCGGACCCTCGGAACTGGCGTCGTTCGGTCCGTGAGAGGGCGGCGGAGCCACAGGACATGTTTTCTTTTCTATTCGCTTGCTTCGTAACGCCGCGCTACGGGTTTGACGACCCCTGTTTCGCTTCAGGCGACGTATAACAAAACGCCATCCCCTCGACGGCATTGTCGATGGGGTCTGTGGGTCTGGTTTCCGGGAGGACAGTTGCACTGCTACTCGTGTTGTCGCTCGTCGCCGGGACGTTCGTCCCGCCAGCGACGGCGCAGTCGTCGTCGGATCCACCGCGAGTCTCGATTTCCGTCGAGCGCCGTCCGGCGGATCACGGGGTGGTTCGGTACCACCTCGATTTCGAGACGCCGGGTGACGCACACCGATTCTGGCTCATCAATTACACCGGAAACGTGGTGTCTTCCGAGGGATTCGTCGCCGACAGCACGAAGAACGGAAACCACGCGCTCCGGTGGGACGGGGAGACGGAATCGCCCTCGATGACGATAACCACGAGCGTGAAATCGGGGAACGGCCGGGAGTTCGCGGCCACCGACGACTGGACGCTCGCGCCGACGCCGCGGGTGTCGGTCGCGTGGGGGGAGAGCGGGGACGACGAGTGGAGCTACTTCCATCCGTTTCAGGACGAGTATCCTAATCGAGACGTCTCGTTCGCCGACGCCGGTGTTCTCGGGTCGGCGTTCACCTACGTGGGCAAGTACGACGAGCACGTCCGCAGTGAGAACGGGCAGCGATTCCGGATGATAGTCGCCGCCGACGCGTCTCCCGCCGAGTCGCCGCGGAACGTTTTCGACTCGCTCGCCGCGGCGAGCAAACGGATTCCGGGGGAGACTCCGAACGACGTGTTGCTGTTCGTCCTCCCCGACCCGATATGGCGCGGCGGGTACGCCTCGCCGAGGTACGACGAACTGTGGGTACACGAGGCCGCTCGGCTCGACGACCCCCAGAACCTCTGGCTGCACGAGTACATCCACACGCGTCAGTCGTTCGACCTCGGCGACCGAATGAGCTGGTTCCGCGAGGCGAGCGCCGCGTACTTCGCGTCCGACTTGGCCATGCAGCAGGGTCGGACGTCGAAATCCGCCGTCGCCGATACGCTCTCGTTGAAGTCGTACGACGAGTCCGTGCTCTCGAACACGGACACGTGGGCGAACCGCGAGGTGCCGTACTACCGCGGTGCGCTCACTCTCTGGGCGCTCGACGAGAAGATACAGAAGGCAACGGACGGAAAGCGGAGTCTCATGGACGTGTTCGACCGGATGAACCGACGGGACGGGACGGTCACCTACGCCGACTTCACGAAAATCGTCGCCGACGTGGCCGGACAGTCGATGACACCGTGGTTGGACGAACACGTCACGACCACCACGAAGCCGAACCTCGAGCCGTTGCGAAATTCGGATAGTGCGGGATCGAACGTCGGGAAGGCCGCTAGCGATTCGAACGGCAACGGCAACTCCGGGAAGGAATCCGACGGATTGAGCGACGTCCAGCCCCCCGCCAAGACGGGCGACCTTCCTTCGACGCTCGTCCTCTGGGGCGGGCTCGGTCTCGTCGGGTTGGTGTTCGGGTTGACGCTCGCACAGTACGTCTCGGGCTTCGTGTCTCGCTTCCGCGGGGGGGAGTAGACGGGGATTCGTCTTCCGCTTTTAGGTCAGTGGAGCGGGAGCGACCGCAACAGCGTCGCCAGTCCGACGACCAGCAGCCCGAGTATTTTCAGCCACACTTCGATAGCACTTCCCCACACCTTCAGCAACTCGCCGAACCGACGCCACCGCGTCATCGATTCGGCGGGCGATTCGTCTCTCGAATCGTTTGACGGGGAGTCCCCCGTCGTTGTACTACTGATTCTCATACAACCATTCCTCGATTCAAAGGACGGACCGTGACGGACCGGCCTCCTCACCGAACTTTATTTACCACGTTCGGGTATAAAAATCATTTTCTAACGTTCGGTGAAAGTGCAACGGGACGACGTAGCACGTTCCGCTCACTTCGACAGTACACCCTCGTAGTTCGCCGCGAGCGGATACCGCCACCCGACGCCGAACGCCTTCGGCGACACCTTCAGCACGGGGGCGGCCTGAAAGCGCTTGTATTCGGCGCGATGGAGCATCGAAAGCACGCGCTCAACGATCTCGCGGTCGTGACCCGATTCGACCAGTTCGTCGGTCGTTTGTCCCTCGTCCACGTATCCCGCGAGAATCGAATCGAGTATCTCGTACGGCGGGAGGTCGTCCTCGTCCGTTTGGTCCGCTCGAAGCTCGGCGGAGGGCGGTTTCTCGATGACGCGCTCGGGAATGGTTTCCTCATGCTCGTTCAGGTGTCTTGCGAGGTCGTAGACGAACGTCTTCGGGCAGTCGGCGATGGGAGCGAGCGCTCCGCACATGTCGCCGTAGAGGGTGGTGTACCCCACCGCGAGTTCGCTCCGGTTGCTCGTGGCGAGAAGCAGACGACCCTGTTCGTTGGCGATCGCCATCAGCGTCGTCGCCCGGATTCGAGCCTGTACGTTCTCCTCCGTGACGCCCGGCGTCTCGTCGAGAATCGGCGTCAGTTCGCGCTCGAACGCTTCGAAGGTGTTCTCTATCGGGAGGTCGAGAAAGTCGATGCCGAGGTTTTCGGCGAGCTCGCGGGCGTCGATTTCACTCGCGTCGCTGGTGTATCGGGTCGGCATGCCGACCCCGAGGACGTTCTCCGGGCCGAGCGCGTCGGCGGCCAGCGCGGCCGTTATCGAGGAGTCGATACCGCCCGAGAGACCGACGACGACGTTTTCGAACCCCGTCTTGCGGACGTAATCCCGGATTCCGAGGGCGAGCGCCGACCGGATTTCGGCCGGACCCGTCGCGGGTTCGTCGGCGACGTCGTGCGTCGCGGGTGACTCGACATCGAGCGGGACGTCGTAGACGGCGAAATCCTCCTCGAAGGCGGCGAGTCGGCAGGCTATCGTCCCGTCGGGTGCGACGACGAACGACCGACCGTCGAAGACGAGTTCGTCGTTCGCTCCGACTTGGTTCACGAAGACGAGCCATTTGCCGTGGTCGTTCGCGTGTGCGCCGAACAGTCGCTCTCGAAACGCACCTTTCCCGCCGTAGAACGGACTCGCGGAGCAGTTCACGAGCAGATCCGCTCCCGCGTCAACGAGGTCTTCGATGGGGTCCTCGTCGTACTCCGGCCGTTCCCACACGTCGGGTTCGTTCCACGCGTCCTCACAGATGCTCACGCCGAGTTCGGTTCCGTCGGGGAGCGCGTGGACCGATTGCCGCGTCGCCGGTTGGAAGAATCTGTCCTCGTCGAACACGTCGTAGGTCGGGAGGAGTCGCTTTTCGGTTTGGCCGGTGACTTCGCCATCCCGACAGACCGCAACCGCGTTTTGTACTTCCTTCCCGTACGGCTCCGGATTTCGGGCGACGAACCCGACGAGGGCGGTGATGTCGGTCGTCTCCGCCGCGATTCGGTCGAGCGCGTCGCGTTGTGCGTCGACGAACGCCGTTCGTTTCACGAGGTCCTGTGGCGGGTAGCCGACCAGCGCGAGTTCCGAAAACACAACGAGGTCGGCGTTCGCTTCGCGTGCGCGGTGGATTCCGTCCTCGATTTTTCGTTCGTTTCCCGCGATATCACCCACGGTGTAGTTCTGCTGTCCCAGTGCGACCCGAACTGTGCTCATCTCTCCCACTGTGTATCGAACGACGCCGAACGGGAAAATCGTACTGTCGTCGTGACCTACGTCGGCGAGGAACGCGGCTACCGACGATGGACGAGGCGTGATGAAGCGACCTTGCTCTCTCCCGGTTCGATTTTCCTCGCGTTCGCGGCAAAAGATAAAGGTACTCGCCGTTCTCGTTCTGGCATATCATGGCAAGCGATTTCGACGTGCCGTGGCTTCACCTCACACCTGACGAAGAGGTACTGTGGGCCGGCCATCGAAGCGTCTATCTCGTCCTCCCGCCCATCGTTCTCGGTATCGTCCTCCTCTTGCTCGGTGCAGGAATCGCTGGAAGCGACGTCTTCGGCGGGTTCAGTTGGGTCGGCATCCTCCTCATCCCGGTCGGTTTCGCCATCGCCATTCCCCCGTTCGTTCGGTGGCGGAGCGAGTGGTTCGTCCTCACGACGGAAGAAGTGTATCACAAACGCGGCGTTTTCGCACAGGACGTCACGCAGATACGACTCGACCGAGTACGAAACACCGCCTTCTCACAGTCGCTTTTGGAGCGCATACTCGACTATGGAACGGTAACAATACACACGGCGGGCGTTACGACGGACAATCTAGTGTTCGAAAACGTTTCCAATCCGCAATCTGTCAACGGACTGTTGACTGAACAGCTAGATCGCGTCTCTCCTCGACGGTGAATTTCGGGGCGTCTGTTTTCGGTTTTCAGGCTCCGAAACCGCAACATACGCGGTTTGAAACTATCCGAAACGGTGCACGACGAGTTTCTGTTTTTATTACCCCCCGAAGAGATGGCAAAATCGAGGACAGCGAAAAATGAGCCAAACTGACAGTGCATCTCTCTGGACAGGTCCCCAAGAATTCGAGGGTTCGTTGAAAGCCCTCTTAGATGCGGCCCGCCGCGGTGGCGTCACCTTCGACCGTTCGTGGGCGTTTCGCCGCGACGACGACCATCCCGACCTCATGGTCGAAGTGACGCGACTCGTGACCGACTCCGACACCGCGCATTCCTGTGACGAATACGCCCCGACGATGGGGGAAACGGAGTTCGAAACCGAACTGTCATCCCTCCTCCGTAGTGCCTCTCGGTCGGGTATCGGCTTCGACCGTGCGTGGACGTTCCGTTGTGCCGATGGTATCGACCTGATGGTCGAAATCACGCGGCTCGCCAAGCGATAAGAACAATCCTCCTCCAAACGGCTCACCCTAACGCCGCTCTCCCTGGCGCCTTTTCACACCGCTTTGACGTCCTGTAGCTTGCCGAGCGGCTGTCGCTCTTCCGCCACTGGCTTGAGTCGGTCCACTTGCGGGTCGAGCCATCCACCGGCCCACTGGGTTTCGACGCGGAGATAGTCCCCGGCAAACGTTTTCACGAGGATGGTGAATCGGTCGTTCGTCCGGTCGATGTCGTGAACGTGACAATCGATATCGACATCTGCGACGGTAACGCGGAGGGGGTCTTCGATTTCGAGGCCGACGAACGAATCAACCAAGTCGGAAACCTCGTGGCGGCTTTCGGTCGCACTCATTACACCTCCCTTTTTTCTCTAGACGCAAAAAGGGGGAATACGGTTTCACACCGTTCTATTCGTTACCCGACAGCAGAAAAGTCGCCTCCATCTTGCGATTTTAGTTATTTTATGTTGAACTGACGCCAATATAGCTGACCCTATATAAAGAATGGGAACACGAAGGTCAACACCTTTCCCCTGTTCTCCGAAATGAGTTGATAGAGATGATTCGGGTGTGCCACGACGCAAGCGAGGGATATCTATGAGTCAGGTCGCCAGCCACGTCGTCAAGGAGGCGGACGGGTACCACGGCGCTATTCCGGTCTGTCTCGGCGATTATCGGCTTCTGCGGAACGTCTACGGTGCCATCGAGTGGTCGGATGGGAAGGAGTCGGTGTTCTGTCGTCGCGTCGGCGACGAGTGGCAAGCCCTCGTCGCTCGGGAGGGTGTCACGCGGACACTTCTCGCCGGACTCGGGTCGAAGAATCACGCGCTGTGGCTGCTCCGTGAATACATGGAGTTCGGCCGAACCTACGAGGGAACGGACGTCTGGTCGGAACTGCCATCCCGCGAGCAATCGAACCCGTTTCGTGACATCCTTTCGTCTGACCGCTCCCCGACGCGACTGTAGTCCCGACGTTAGTCCGTGAATAATTATACGCCTTCTAGCGGAAGGTACTGCTATGCAGGCAATCGTTCTGGCTGCGGGTGAGGGTACACGAATGCGACCGCTTTCCGCATCGTGTCCGAAACCCATGTTGCCGGTTGCAGAGGAACCACTCGTCGCACATACCGCGCGCGCCGCCGTCGAGGCGGGTGCGGACGAACTCGTCCTCGTCGTCGGGTACGAAGCTGACACGGTTCGGGAGTACTTCGGCGCGGAGTACGCCGGTATCCCGGTCAAATACTCGGTACAGGAAGAACAGCGCGGGACCGCGGACGCGGTTCGTGCGGCACGCGAACACATCGACGGCCCGTTCGCCGTCCTCAACGGCGACAACCTCTATGACACCGCGGCCGTGAAACGACTCCTCTCGAACGGTCCGGGGGTCGGGACGTATCACGTCGAGGACCCCTCGAACTACGGCGTCATCTCGACGGACGGCCCGCGCGCGACGGGCATCGTCGAGAAACCGGACGACCCGCCGACGAACCTCGCCAACACGGGGGCCTACGTCTTCCCCGAGGAAGCGCGCGACTGGCTCGACGTGGGCGAAAGCGAACGCGGGGAGTTCGAAATCACGGACGTCGTGGAACGCGTCATCGAGGAGTACGACGTCACCGCCGTCGAAGTGGAGCGATGGCTCGACGTGGGTCGTCCGTGGGAACTGCTCGAAGCGAACGAGTGGAAACTCGACGAATTGGAACGCGACGTCCGCGGGGACGTGAGCGAGCGAGCCACGCTCGACGGGAACGTCGTCGTCGAGGAGGGTGCCACCGTCAAATCCGGCGTCGTCATCGAGGGACCGGCACTTATCCGCTCGGGCGCGTCCGTCGGCCCGAACGCCTACATCCGCGGGGCGACGCTCGTGGACGAGAATGCGAAAGTCGGCCACAGCGTCGAAGTCAAAAACAGCGTCCTGTCGCCCGGTGCGACCGTCGGCCATCTCTCGTACGTCGGGGATAGCGTCCTCGGCCGGGACGTGAACTTCGGTGCGGGGACGAACGTTGCCAACCTCCGCCACGACGGAGAGTCGGTAAAACACACCGTGAAGGGCGACCGCGTTTCGACGGGGCGACGGAAGTTCGGCGTCGTCGTCGGCGACGACGT
This is a stretch of genomic DNA from Haladaptatus paucihalophilus DX253. It encodes these proteins:
- a CDS encoding M61 metallopeptidase family protein — translated: MGSVGLVSGRTVALLLVLSLVAGTFVPPATAQSSSDPPRVSISVERRPADHGVVRYHLDFETPGDAHRFWLINYTGNVVSSEGFVADSTKNGNHALRWDGETESPSMTITTSVKSGNGREFAATDDWTLAPTPRVSVAWGESGDDEWSYFHPFQDEYPNRDVSFADAGVLGSAFTYVGKYDEHVRSENGQRFRMIVAADASPAESPRNVFDSLAAASKRIPGETPNDVLLFVLPDPIWRGGYASPRYDELWVHEAARLDDPQNLWLHEYIHTRQSFDLGDRMSWFREASAAYFASDLAMQQGRTSKSAVADTLSLKSYDESVLSNTDTWANREVPYYRGALTLWALDEKIQKATDGKRSLMDVFDRMNRRDGTVTYADFTKIVADVAGQSMTPWLDEHVTTTTKPNLEPLRNSDSAGSNVGKAASDSNGNGNSGKESDGLSDVQPPAKTGDLPSTLVLWGGLGLVGLVFGLTLAQYVSGFVSRFRGGE
- a CDS encoding NAD+ synthase; amino-acid sequence: MSTVRVALGQQNYTVGDIAGNERKIEDGIHRAREANADLVVFSELALVGYPPQDLVKRTAFVDAQRDALDRIAAETTDITALVGFVARNPEPYGKEVQNAVAVCRDGEVTGQTEKRLLPTYDVFDEDRFFQPATRQSVHALPDGTELGVSICEDAWNEPDVWERPEYDEDPIEDLVDAGADLLVNCSASPFYGGKGAFRERLFGAHANDHGKWLVFVNQVGANDELVFDGRSFVVAPDGTIACRLAAFEEDFAVYDVPLDVESPATHDVADEPATGPAEIRSALALGIRDYVRKTGFENVVVGLSGGIDSSITAALAADALGPENVLGVGMPTRYTSDASEIDARELAENLGIDFLDLPIENTFEAFERELTPILDETPGVTEENVQARIRATTLMAIANEQGRLLLATSNRSELAVGYTTLYGDMCGALAPIADCPKTFVYDLARHLNEHEETIPERVIEKPPSAELRADQTDEDDLPPYEILDSILAGYVDEGQTTDELVESGHDREIVERVLSMLHRAEYKRFQAAPVLKVSPKAFGVGWRYPLAANYEGVLSK
- a CDS encoding PH domain-containing protein; translation: MASDFDVPWLHLTPDEEVLWAGHRSVYLVLPPIVLGIVLLLLGAGIAGSDVFGGFSWVGILLIPVGFAIAIPPFVRWRSEWFVLTTEEVYHKRGVFAQDVTQIRLDRVRNTAFSQSLLERILDYGTVTIHTAGVTTDNLVFENVSNPQSVNGLLTEQLDRVSPRR
- the glmU gene encoding bifunctional sugar-1-phosphate nucleotidylyltransferase/acetyltransferase; the protein is MQAIVLAAGEGTRMRPLSASCPKPMLPVAEEPLVAHTARAAVEAGADELVLVVGYEADTVREYFGAEYAGIPVKYSVQEEQRGTADAVRAAREHIDGPFAVLNGDNLYDTAAVKRLLSNGPGVGTYHVEDPSNYGVISTDGPRATGIVEKPDDPPTNLANTGAYVFPEEARDWLDVGESERGEFEITDVVERVIEEYDVTAVEVERWLDVGRPWELLEANEWKLDELERDVRGDVSERATLDGNVVVEEGATVKSGVVIEGPALIRSGASVGPNAYIRGATLVDENAKVGHSVEVKNSVLSPGATVGHLSYVGDSVLGRDVNFGAGTNVANLRHDGESVKHTVKGDRVSTGRRKFGVVVGDDVKTGINTSLYPGVSLSEGSMTHPNEEVSRDK